The genomic segment CTAGATTTTGGCCTCTGGTCTCTGGTTGGATTATATGACTTGCAAGGGTCTGGCATGATTGAATTAGGAGGAGAATGCCAGGTAGCAAAAGTCAAAATAAGTCAAAAGTGCTGatggtcaaaatagagatcctaaatgtagttgttgtccttgtatataagtcaccggaggcaaaccctcagcagtttaaagaccaactaatgaaaatagagcactgcttggaaaacctcacaaatccagctccgaacatcatcctgcttggggacttcaacctacggcacctgaaatggaagcacctggctaatacagtaatatcagaaagaataccaggaagtagcctaaatgagcaggcacatgcaaatgacctgctacggatgtgcgataggtttgccttaaagcagcaaatagtagaaccaactaggaaggagaacacgctggacctcattttcactaataatgatgagttgatcgggaacataatgattacaaatacctgttactcagatcacaacttaattgaagttctgacaaccatggggaatggaccttcaaaaccagtccagattcccggtggaggagatttcagcaaattcaacttcaataataaacggataaactgggagcaaataaaccaggacttcacagaaataaactgggaagaacagctaggaaatgcaaacctgaaccagtgcctggaaaaaataagctcagtagcactagagatatgttcaaaccgcatacccctaagaaaaaagagaaagagatgcagattggaacgggaacgtcgttccctatataggcgaagaaaacgaatcgcggaacaacttgagagtcgcaccctatctcaagaacggcgaagaaggttaggtagagaaatagaaacaattgaactcaagctacaagaatcatacaaaacccaggagaggcaaagagagcaaaaggccatcagtgaaatagagagaaatccgaaatattttttctcctatgcaaaataaagatcaaaaaccacatctagtatcgggcccctgcgaaagggagatggaactttcacagatgacaacaaagaaatgagcgagttactgaggaagcagtacgactctgttttcagtgagccattaaatgcactaaagattgataacccaaatgaatttttcatggatatgataccaacatcaaatcatatatcagacgtcgccctatccccactagattttgaagaagccataaacagtatgcctatgcactctgcaccaggcccggattcttggaactccatattcatcaagaactgtaaaaaaccactatcgcaggcccttcacattctgtggagacaaagcctagatactggcgttatccctgacatactaaaaacagcagagatagcaccactccataaaggaggaaataaggcagaggcaaaaaattacagaccgatagcactaacatcgcacatcataaaaatttttgagagagtgctaagaagtaagatcacaaaatacatggaatcacagcatctccataaccccggacaacatggtttcagaacagggcgctcttgcctgtcgcagttgctggaccactatgatatggcattagatgctatggaagacaaacaaaacgctgatgtaatttacacagatttcgcaaaagcttttgataaatgtgaccatggtgttattgcacataaaatgcgttcaaaaggaattaccgggaaaataggcagatggatctacaatttcctgactgacagaacccaatgtgtaatagtcaacataataaaatccagcccatcaaccgtgaagagctcagtcccccagggtactgtgcttgctccagtactttttctcatcctcatatcggacatagaccagaagacaacctatagcactgtatcatcctttgcagatgacactaggattttcatgagagttggcaacatagaggacacggcaaacctccaatcagatgtagatcaggtctttctatgggctacagaaaataatatggtattcaacgaggataagtttcagctcatgcgctacggaaaaattgaaaatataaaaacagaaaccacgtacaaaacgcaggcaaatcataacatagaacgaaaaggcaatgtaaaggacctgggtgtactcatgtcggaagaccttacctttaaagaacacaataaagtagccgtcacaactgcaagaaaaatgacaggttggataacaagaacttttcacactagagatgctataccgatgatgatacttttcaaaacgcttgtgctctctagagtggagtactgctgcacaatgacagcccctttcaaagctggagaaattgctgacctagagagcgtgcagagatcctttactgctagaatccactcagtactcagtaaaacatctaaattactgggaccgactaaagagcctaaatctgtactcccttgagcgcaggcgggagagatacataataatttacacgtggaaaataattgaggggctggtcccaaacctgcacacagaaataacaccacatgagaccagaagacatggcaggatatgcagaatacccccgttgaaaagcagaggtgcaacaggtactctgagagagaactctatcaacatcagaggcccgagactgttcaacacgcttccactacacataaggggcataactggcaaacccctcacagtgttcaagagagaactggataagcacctccaaaggatacctgatcaaccaggctgtgactcatacgtcaggctgcgagcagccgcgtctaacagcctggttgatcagtccagcaaccaggaggcctggtcgacgaccgggccgcggggacactaagccccggaagcacctcaaggtagcctcaaggtaaggtagcaagGATCCACCAATGATcctccagaaagaggcatttcatcacATTCATCACTAGTTTTATATTCACTTATACTTattcatgtacagtatatatttgtttaattatgtTTCAAACAATCCAGCAATCCCACATCTCTTATGTTACCAGGTAAGTTGTTCCATATATCTACAATACTATTTCCAGACCAGTATATACCCAAATCTTCCTGAATCTGTGGGTACATCCTTGTTGCATCAATGCTGTATGTATCCTGCTTGCTGTGTCGTGATCCCAACATAGTACAAATCTTTATACCTTTGGGAGCAGCAGCATAAGTTTGCCTACAAAGAATCCTGTTATAAGTTCACATCATAATTTGTAGCGAGTGCCCACAGCTGTTCATGGCACAGTGGTGGTCATTATAAGGCACTGTGGTATTTTAGTAAAGGTATCATTATTGTGGTACAATTCAACCTAAGTTTTCAGCATAAAACCAGCAAAAGTGTTATACTGTAATGTACTTAAATATTTTCAGTGGCCATTTGCACGGGTTTGGGGTATGCAAGAGCCTGCAGCCGTTCTCTTCTCCGTCTTCAACCTGTTGGCTCATGCTGTTAGTCTTATCCAGTTTCGCCAGACTGTGCCTTCTAATGCTCCACTCTATAAGATATGGTTTTTACATGCTGTGGTAAGTGAAATTTATATTAGAATATCCAATGGCTGGCATGACCACTTATGTGAAAGAAAACATTCTCATCAGTCAGGATTTGGATATTTTATCCCATTAATTCTGTCTATATCTTTCCATATGCCCATTGGGCATTTTTTGACTGTCCACACTGCTTCATTTCTAAGAGAATTTGGTTTAAAAACGTTGACTCTTGGCTCTACAATTTCAGTACTCGGCATCACAGATGCATCATCTCAGATTGGACAATAATTTGTTCACACAATAATAACTTGCATTTCTTGTTCTTTCTTTCATTCTCTTTTTAAACCAAAATGCTTCCACATTTCTCTCTAATCCACACACATGTTGACTTTCATCTTGAATATGTTTAAATTTAACTTCCGTTAGTTTTACATTGTTCATTAAACTTCAGTATTTCTAAGCATGTTGAGTTGAAACTTCAGTTAAACTTATTGTACTTTTAAGATTCAGGGTAAATGCATTTTCCATCTGTAGCATAATGCCAAATTTATACAATTATTTGTTTCTTGTATACTTCACATGTGTATATTGTTTTAATTTGCATTGCATTTCTGCTTTGGTTGAGTCTTATTCTAGGAATATTAGAGATACttgttctttgtgtgtgtgtgttttttttgttttttttttattattattattattatttttattattattattattattattattattattattattattattattattttctaccgcagacgtggccacacatttacaatgctaaccaccatatatacattttcttctgtcctccatggacagggttagagaagtgttaaacatatagttcaagggtttattgaacactcaaccacagaaggtgattcggtgcttttaaaatgctaagctaacctacatacgtaattcGTGAGTTCCATTAGTGTTCACGTTTGTTTTCCTTGTTCCATATGATAAAGCAGTCATGTATGAACATAATGGCCCCAAaaatgtgtgtgtgactgtgtgtgtttatatagttagtgtgtgttgtgtatgtaggGAATGGGTTTGGAAATTTAAATTTACTCAAACATAATTGGCTCTTAAACATGTGTTCATTACACAGCAAGCAGCACTTAGCCTGGCTCACTTAGTGGGTGTGTGGTCCCAttttgaaaattcacagaaaatacatttattaaacaatcatTGTTTTTCTTGTACTATACAATAAAGCAGTCATGTGCCAACATTTCAATCTAAACATATATCTAAATACTATATGGCAATGAAGAACTGTACAAAACATCAAATTACTGTAATAAAACTGGCTTTCTCGTGGACAAAATGTTAATTACTGTGTATCCAATACATGTATTTACTAAGTATTCAGTATATGGATTCAAGTTTTAGTACAAAATTATTGATGTTCATAATCCCTTGATGAATTTCCTTTAATGATATTCACTATATTCTTTATCTTGAACTCCTACATTAATACCATTCTACACATCTACTTACAGATTTGCATCAATGCATGGGTATGGTCAGTTGTTTTCCATGCCCGAGATACACCGTGGACTGAGCGCTTGGACTACTTCTGTGCTTTTTCCATGGTTCTCTTCTCACTTTTTGGCCTTCTTGTTAGGTATGGAAAGAAGAAATGTTAAAAAATCTGGACAAAAAGTATTAAGAGGAAAAGAGTTAGGCAGCTTTAACCCTTAGGCTGCAGACATTGTCAGTTATTGATCCACAGGGTAATGGGGTTATTATTTGaagatttaaacaattattgtctggcttttacatgtatgatacaaGTAAGGATTTACAGTAGTAGCTCTTTCCTTATCAGCATAAAACAGGAGGCATCAGCAGAGTCGAGCACCAGGCGTTGACAAGGGCCAGACACAGTCGTGCAGAGCACCTCCACCCAGTGAAACAATAACTATTGACTTATTTTcgtgtttttcttacattttgcatacaaattaacactttcgcccgggcatgacgcagcattgcgtcatccgtttactggcggtaattccggggatgacgcagcattgcgtcatctactttaaataatcgccaaaaatcaggtttttatccgattttttggggactggttttaaaatgcgcgccgatgtcttcccattttctttgctgagcctcgtggccctcaggcagcttggcacatgccgtgggcccattgttttcgctctactgttgtgaccaatgtcgcctcccctcgcatctcaaacgtgtgaacatttcggctattttccgtggctatatttcttactgcggctttagaaactatctacgcttactccacgatggatagtgatcatgaacaaggcccttccaggaagaaaattgcgaaaaaaaggcttgaaaagggcgggaattgggagtgtagctggaaggcggctgagcactcactcgcggctaacgcgtggcccgtcttcaactcgtcggcggttggagcgtgaccaggttttttattttatatgctaatgttcctctagagaattctattgcgaacccattgagaccaaaatgaaagacttagGATAAaacttgaggtgaccagagtaaaaatagtgaaaacattttatcgcgtttgcgcgctcctgggtaactcgttcgcactttctctgtttgctgcaggtaattagccgggcttttggagtttatatgcctttagtgctgtagagaattctattgtgaacacaatgataccaaatttaatcttgtaggacgagaattaaggtgacaaagttgaagagagtatacacttttcagaatttacgcacactcccgtgacaccctgggtcccatatcgcacagttgaggggtggcgagcGGGGTGCGCCAAAGTGTTAATAAttctataatgaaaaataattttttatattcttatatttcttatatttttgtGCATAGACGGGTATGACCATTTCTCCATAGACGCTGTCTAAGGGTTAATGTACTGTACACTAATTTGAATATATACGTACACTATGTTCAATATTATTACTGGCATTACAAGCTTAATTTTTCAGTAGCTTGGGAAATAAATCTGGCATTGCTACCACATGGCTTATGGTATCCTGCAGGACTATTTTGGGTGTGTAGCTCTTGCCAAAGTAACAGATACCCATTAAGTCTGTTTGCAAGCCCCCACCAAAAATTTCCGAGATGTCACTAATACGACAGTCAGTGTGAAGTTATCCCTAATCTAGCTACCTAGTTTGTCAAATGTTCTATGGTCCATTTCTTGTACAGTACAATACATTCAGACATAGTGAACAACATCAAAAGTTGGACAGAAAATGGAGCTTGGGTATATATAAAATCTGATATTAAAATATGCCCACCAATGGAAAGAATTGGACCCCTACCTGTCTTGTTTTGCTATATTTCACTGTTTCTAGCAATGCTGTGCATCACTATTCATGACAGTGGTTATTGTCAGTGTAATATTACTTGTATACTGtattttatattacaaccccaaaAACCAGCACACAGTGCATCAACTAGCAGCACATGGTAGGGATTGCTAGGGCACTTATTGTGGCGGATCAAAGGGGTCCTGGGACATGCATCGCAGTGTGTCATCTAAGTAGGCGTGCCAATATTCGCGGCTGTGGGCCATCCAAATGTTCTGAAGTCGGCACATCTCTATACAGTATCTAGAAGATATATGCATTCGAGGATGAAAACCCTGAAGTTTATCAGAAACTCCAGTCTGGTTTCCTTACAAGATGCAGCAGTCAATACTTGTGTTAGAGCTAATGGACTCACTGAAAAGCCAAGGGATATTAATGTGAGAAAGTGTGATGGCAGGCAATCAGAGCAGTTTTGACTGTCTTCCACTATGTCACCCTCTTACAATCCTGCTATGCAACAACTGACCATGAATAGTTGCACACCAGGTGAACAACACAAGGCATTATGAGGCTGATCTTGAAAAAACTGCAGCAAAACTGGATAATTACGCTCTGCTTTCAGATGATAGATCATTGTGTAACATCATTAAATGGGTTTATGCAAATGAggatgtcaatattcatgttttgTTCGAAATATGAAATATCATAGTTAGGAAGGAAGATGGACAGATGTTGTGTTTTCTCGTATTCTCACAGGAGGAGTTTGAAGGTCAAGACATTAGCATCCAGCATGGCAATCAAAGTTGCTGAGGATTACCTTAGATCCAATGTTGTTATTCCAAAAGTTCCTAGTTGTGTCATAGACAGGTAATCTCTGGCTAGATGAAGTGATGAACTATGAATTCTATCCATATCCTATGCATTTGTTTGAAATAAAGAAAATCTTGTGCCAGCCCAATAAGCTACAACTGGCAGAAGTAATAAAGAACTACGCCACCTCCAAGTTGGAGAATGCTGTCAAACGAATGATCACAGTGACAGATCACTACATTCTAGGTGGACTGCTTAAATTGGACGGAGGGGTGCACCTAAAGTTAATTCCAGAAGACTAAGCCGCATTCACTTTAAACACTGTTACAGCCCCTGTTGTTTTAAATGGTTTTGGGGTTGGGCCAAGCATTAAGGACTGTACTCTTAAGTCTCAGTGTAGAAATTTAAATGCAAACAAGATGAATATTATGGGGTGATAATATTTATTGGCAAAAAGGAGGAGGACTTGCTGAATGACACAAACAAGTAGACAGTTATCCAACTCATCGTGAAACATTTGTGACAGGCTGCAAAGTGATTGAAGCTGAAAGAGATGCCgatgttgagattgcaaaagaaACCGTCAAAATGTCTGCTATCAAATCTACCACCCTCATTAGAGAAAAGACAGATCTCCTTGTACTCTTGCTCTCTCATGTAGTGCTAACAAACTGCACTTAAATCTATTTCTGCTTGTGGAAGGCAAAATCAAATGTCTATAATTCTGAGATCCTTGAGTAGATACTCAGAGAAACGACTTGTAATGATCTATTTTTGTATTACTTTAAGAGATGTGACTCAATGTCCATGTATTTAGGATAGGAAagaacgatgagtcacaataacgtggctgaagatatgatgaccaaacaacacacGAGATGATgatgaagacgtttcggtccatcttttGATCAAGacgatcgacttgataatggtccaggacggaccaacacATCATCGTCTCTTCATCATCTggggtgtggtttggtcatcataggaAAGAAGTTGGGGTTTCAAAGAATCAGTAATAAAAGGTAATCAGAGAATGTTTGAAAGCATTCTGTCCACCAAAaaacatatataaaatataaatactgtAAATCCAAAACCATTGGATATAGTGCAATATAGTtcattttctaatgtgtggtttcatcattatatcttcagccacattattgtgactcatcaaatGAATATAAAAGATATTTCAGTGCTGCAAAAATTTCAGTGACCTAATCGAACGAACGAACTACATACACCACAATTATTGCTGTTTCAGTTCTTAATTCCATTGGCAACAATTCACCATAATAATGTCGAATTTAGCATGACTCCATTTAGTGGTACTTGCTAATATTAAGTAAATTACTCAAAGCAGAGCCATTCTCTAGCATCATACCAAACATTGTGAAATAGCTTCACTATGTTGACAATGTCTTGAAATCATTATTCCATGCTCTTTTGATCTACATAATTTTAGGAAAAGAATTAATGAAACGGCTGCCTCAGGTTCTACAAGTGAACTCTGCCTTAAGCTCTGTGAACCCAGCACTTCACTAGCTCATATTACACCCAACTCCACAATTTACCAGTAAAACCTCCTCCAACTCTGACCATTCCACTGTCTTAATAGAACATGAAAATTTTATTAAGTGTGATAATTTTTGTTGTTTTATTCCCATGTTAAATGACCTGTGTTATTCCAAATTGTTGGTTAATTGTTAACTCTCTCCTGACCTCATTGGAATCTTGTTGCCATTGGAATTGAGAGCTGAAACAGAAGTATTTGTTGTGAATGCATAGCTCGATTAAGTCGATGAAATTGTTGTAGCACCACGATATCTTCCACATTGATGGTGGGAAGAAGCAGGTGTTTTGACTGGTCATTATGTTGATGAGTTTTCCATTGGCAGTCACATTAGCAACATCACTGGGGCTCGATGAGTCTTGGGCTTACAAGCAGACTTGATATGTATCTGTTATTCTGGCTGAATTTGTGCAATTCCAGTGACTTGTAAACACATTAAAGTAGTCCTGCAGGGATTCCATATCCTCTGTGCCATCAGTGTCGGGCAGATTTTCTGCCTGACAGTTCGTTGAACCAATAAATGTACAGATCAATATCTATCTGTGGGTGATAGAATAGCCTGCTCAGAATGGAATTCTTCATGCTTGATGCACTTTTTAAGGTATtaacctgagtttacctgagagctaCTAACACTAGGGGcttcaacgaggacaggaagccggcagcttgttgaaggtccccctatttgccttgatcttttccagctgtactttaaacGTTAAcatagttttggcatttacggcttcggcaggtaggcagttccttgggttaataaccctgtgggagaagaaccatctcctgttctcagtcctacattgtggcttgttgagcttgagacTGTTgtgccttgtttgtgttacacctGACCTATTGAAAAAAAATTtgcatcaacatcctccaaattgttcagtattttaagtttcaatgagatctgcaatgtcatgcctggtttgcagtgttagccctttgtccctcaaccattcctgatacgtgagttgacttagctctggaatgatttttgttgcccggtgttgcactttctccagagcagctatatccTAATGAAGATGTGGTCtcgagggcgcctgacagctggatggacagcgcttcagattcgtagtcctgaggttccgggttcgattcccggtggaggcggagacaaatgggcaaaacgtttctttcacccagatgcccctgttacctagcagtaaataggtacctgggagttagacagctgctatgggctgcttcctagggggtgggtagcaaaaaggaggcctgatcgaggaccgggccgcggggacgctaagccccgaaatcatctcaagataaccttaagataagatAACCTCTATGCTTGAATACATTAATCCTTGACTTAGTCTAAGAGACCAAGGGGTTACTATGCTATTTATACAACCTTTTGCCAGTTTTATATTGGCTTTCAATAGTATATAGTACTGTAATAGTAAGTATATTTAATGTGTATAAAATTTCTTATTGTAGTAGTTTATATTTTTAATATGACCTAGATTAGCCATCAATAAGATTTTAATTTATTGCTGTAGCATGCTTAGATATTGGTTAACCACTGTACTAAATACTATTGACTACATACTTGCATGTTCTTTATTTTGTTACTAGCTGCACTATATTTAGATAAATAACCAGAAAACACACACCTTAAGTTGTAATAATGCTGTAACATTTATTCTTTATCAGATAGTGTTGGTTCGTAACCGACATGTTTTTCATCAATGAAAGTAAAGCCATTGCATCTAATTATTCTGTTGATAATCTTAAGCTAAATTCAGTTGCTGATCTGAAATGCATTTTTTTCTAATTAATTTTCTTAAACCTATTCAGGAGAAACTGCTAAAAAAAATATAATTCCACCTCCCCATAGTGAATTTGACAAACTTGAGTTTTTAAAATGGCAAGTTTTATAGAGAATAAACAGTGTTCTCAAAGTTTTTTCTACTGATATCTGAAAAGGAGGGTTATGCCTGGTGATTATCTCTTCAACAGGATGTCAGGCCCTCGGCAAGAGTTTGTGAAAGAGGCATCAGCTGTAATGGGATTAGTCTTCTTCACTTATCATGTCTGGTACTTGACTAAAGGAAGATTTGATTATGGGTACAACATGATGGTAAATGTTATTGTGGGTAAGTGGCCAGTAATATTATCTGAACTGTTTTGTTATATTCACTGTCAAACATGGTGTACTACATCAATATCCCTTATACTTTCTATGATGTTAACAATCAGTTAATTGGTAAATAAACTTTGCTGGTATTTGCAGGTGTCTTAAATGGCTTCGGATGGATTGCCTGGGCTGTACCGAGACTGAAGACAAGACCTTACGTTTGGTGGTGCGTGTTCACTGTGATAGGGGCCATGGCGTCAATGTTACTAGAGCTGGGAGATTTCCCGCCTCTCTTCTGGGCACTTGATGCTCATGCCTTGTGGCACCTGGCTACTGCTCCCCTTCCATTCATGTGGTACAGGTAAGAGTCAAAATGTTAGTTTAAAGAAATTATaattgttctctctctctaatgGCTTGTAATGGCAGACAGTACATGATGAACATAGAATAACAAGTTTTTCTTAATTATTGCAAGGATAATACTATTTTAGAACTTTGTAATATCTTAAATAATACCTAATTATCTCCTCCCCCAGAGACTTTTTCATGGAATATCACGTTTCTGTGATCtcattgtgcgtgtgtgtgtgtgttcttggtaAGTGTTGGTTTTCAATACTATTTTTGTTATTCTCTCAACTTTTAAATTCAAATAAGTAATTTGTAATTATTTTCCTTAGATTTCTGGAGAGTGATTGCCTGTACCTACTACAAAGAAAATCAGGACCAGACTATAAGAAGCAGATTTAAGAAGGTATTATGACAAGTTAAAATTCTTTTAAATTATTATATCAATCTTTTACAATGGTCTGTAAATcagttatatattttatttaaatcttaATTGCAGATTTAATTGGATTAGGACAAGATGAACTGTTTTAGATATATGTATTACAGTTATCAAAATTTCTATAGTGTATAGTTTTATATAACCTTACCATTTGTAGGCTATTTTCAAAGCTATTATATAGTCTTTAACAGTGTAAAATAATGCTATATGCTGTGTTCCAAACCATGCAAATCTAATGACAATGAAACTGCAGGAATGGAATTAGGTAAGATTGCAGCTGGGATATGAACTGCCTATGTAGATGATTATGTTAATTATCAGCATGGGAATGACTGTGATAAGTATGTCACACTGTGTCAGGGTTTTGCCCTGGCACCCATTTTGTCATTTTGATGTTATTGCCAAAAAAGTAACCCCGATTCTACAGGAgttaagtgttcatttgtgttaggTGTGCTCTGACTTTGATTATGCAAGTGTAAGTGTGTGGTTACACAggtgtatgtgtaattacctaagtgtagttttaGGATAAGGGGtgtgctcatggtgtcccgtcttcctggTACTCTTTGTCATGTAACACTTTGTGTGgttacacaggtgtgtgtgtggttttaaTAGGATGTGCGGCTAGCTCCAGTTATACAAGTTATTGTAGTTTTGGACATGATAGTGTATATGACTGCTCTCAAAATTTTAAACAAAATTGAATTGCCTAGTTCACATTGTGTAT from the Procambarus clarkii isolate CNS0578487 chromosome 69, FALCON_Pclarkii_2.0, whole genome shotgun sequence genome contains:
- the PGAP3 gene encoding post-GPI attachment to proteins factor 3 isoform X3 — its product is MAEKLFILYCFGASLIIGVTQASRGDSSNEYTGCYHVCHFNNCSSKVGIAAYESSQSLSEKFFQWTCDDECKYYCMWRTTQIFIDKGMDVPQFFGKWPFARVWGMQEPAAVLFSVFNLLAHAVSLIQFRQTVPSNAPLYKIWFLHAVICINAWVWSVVFHARDTPWTERLDYFCAFSMVLFSLFGLLVRMSGPRQEFVKEASAVMGLVFFTYHVWYLTKGRFDYGYNMMVNVIVGVLNGFGWIAWAVPRLKTRPYVWWCVFTVIGAMASMLLELGDFPPLFWALDAHALWHLATAPLPFMWYRFLESDCLYLLQRKSGPDYKKQI
- the PGAP3 gene encoding post-GPI attachment to proteins factor 3 isoform X1; translated protein: MCVCVCVCVCVCVCVCVCHYQCCGTTCPASPHWSRYSNTLVLHHKAEKLFILYCFGASLIIGVTQASRGDSSNEYTGCYHVCHFNNCSSKVGIAAYESSQSLSEKFFQWTCDDECKYYCMWRTTQIFIDKGMDVPQFFGKWPFARVWGMQEPAAVLFSVFNLLAHAVSLIQFRQTVPSNAPLYKIWFLHAVICINAWVWSVVFHARDTPWTERLDYFCAFSMVLFSLFGLLVRMSGPRQEFVKEASAVMGLVFFTYHVWYLTKGRFDYGYNMMVNVIVGVLNGFGWIAWAVPRLKTRPYVWWCVFTVIGAMASMLLELGDFPPLFWALDAHALWHLATAPLPFMWYRDFFMEYHVSVISLCVCVCVLDFWRVIACTYYKENQDQTIRSRFKKVL
- the PGAP3 gene encoding post-GPI attachment to proteins factor 3 isoform X2 produces the protein MCVCVCVCVCVCVCVCVCHYQCCGTTCPASPHWSRYSNTLVLHHKAEKLFILYCFGASLIIGVTQASRGDSSNEYTGCYHVCHFNNCSSKVGIAAYESSQSLSEKFFQWTCDDECKYYCMWRTTQIFIDKGMDVPQFFGKWPFARVWGMQEPAAVLFSVFNLLAHAVSLIQFRQTVPSNAPLYKIWFLHAVICINAWVWSVVFHARDTPWTERLDYFCAFSMVLFSLFGLLVRMSGPRQEFVKEASAVMGLVFFTYHVWYLTKGRFDYGYNMMVNVIVGVLNGFGWIAWAVPRLKTRPYVWWCVFTVIGAMASMLLELGDFPPLFWALDAHALWHLATAPLPFMWYRFLESDCLYLLQRKSGPDYKKQI